From the genome of Populus alba chromosome 10, ASM523922v2, whole genome shotgun sequence, one region includes:
- the LOC118059692 gene encoding ribulose bisphosphate carboxylase/oxygenase activase, chloroplastic isoform X2, whose translation MAATISTVGAVNTAPLALNGSGAGSTVPNSAFFGNSLKKVSSSRFTNSKISSGSFKVVAEYDEEKQTDKDRWGGLVTDMSDDQQDISRGKGMVDSLFQAPQGTGTHNPIMSSYEYLSQGLRTYDLDNNMDGYYIAPAFMDKLVVHISKNFMSLPNIKVPLILGIWGGKGQGKSFQCELVFAKMGINPIMMSAGELESGNAGEPAKLIRQRYREAADIIKKKGKMCCLFINDLDAGAGRLGGTTQYTVNNQMVNATLMNIADNPTNVQLPGMYNKEDNPRVPIIVTGNDFSTLYAPLIRDGRMEKFYWAPTRDDRIGVCVGIFKSDKIPKDDIVKLVDTFPGQSIDFFGALRARVYDDEVRKWISGIGVDSIGKKLVNSREGPPTFEQPAMTIAKLLEYGNMLVQEQENVKRVQLADKYLSEASLGEANQDSIDRGTFYG comes from the exons ATGGCAGCAACCATCTCAACCGTTGGAGCTGTCAACACAGCACCG CTGGCTTTGAATGGCTCTGGCGCTGGATCCACAGTCCCAAATTCAGCTTTCTTTGGCAACAGCTTGAAGAAAGTGAGCTCATCAAGGTTCACAAACTCCAAAATTTCATCAGGGAGCTTCAAGGTTGTTGCAGAGTACGATGAGGAGAAGCAGACCGACAAGGACAGATGGGGAGGCCTTGTTACAGACATGTCTGATGACCAACAAGATATCTCCAGAGGAAAGGGTATGGTGGACTCTCTTTTCCAAGCCCCCCAGGGAACTGGAACTCACAACCCCATTATGAGTTCTTATGAGTACCTCAGTCAAGGTCTTCGTAC GTACGACTTGGACAACAACATGGATGGTTACTACATTGCTCCTGCTTTCATGGACAAGCTTGTTGTTCACATCTCCAAGAACTTCATGAGCCTGCCCAATATCAAG GTTCCTCTCATCTTGGGTATTTGGGGAGGCAAAGGCCAAGGAAAATCCTTCCAGTGTGAActtgtctttgccaagatgggaaTTAA CCCAATCATGATGAGTGCTGGAGAATTGGAAAGTGGGAACGCCGGTGAACCCGCAAAACTTATCAGGCAAAGGTACCGTGAGGCGGCTGATATAATCAAGAAGAAGGGAAAGATGTGCTGCCTCTTCATCAACGATCTTGATGCCGGAGCTGGTAGACTTGGTGGAACTACCCAATACACCGTCAACAACCAGATGGTTAACGCTACCCTCATGAACATTGCTGACAACCCAACAAATGTGCAACTTCCCGGCATGTACAACAAGGAGGACAATCCACGTGTCCCCATCATCGTCACTGGTAACGATTTTTCAACACTGTATGCTCCTCTTATCCGTGATGGTCGTATGGAGAAATTCTACTGGGCTCCAACCAGAGATGATAGGATTGGTGTCTGCGTTGGAATATTCAAGAGTGACAAAATTCCCAAGGACGATATTGTCAAGCTTGTTGATACCTTCCCTGGTCAATCTATCG ATTTCTTTGGTGCTCTCAGGGCCCGAGTTTATGACGATGAGGTGAGGAAGTGGATCTCAGGTATTGGTGTTGACAGCATCGGAAAGAAACTTGTGAACTCAAGGGAAGGACCCCCAACTTTTGAGCAGCCGGCGATGACAATCGCGAAGCTCCTTGAGTATGGAAACATGCTTGTCCAGGAGCAAGAGAATGTGAAGAGAGTCCAATTGGCTGACAAGTACCTGAGCGAGGCTTCTCTTGGTGAAGCCAACCAAGATTCCATTGATAGAGGAACTTTCTATGGTTAG
- the LOC118059692 gene encoding ribulose bisphosphate carboxylase/oxygenase activase, chloroplastic isoform X1, translated as MAATISTVGAVNTAPLALNGSGAGSTVPNSAFFGNSLKKVSSSRFTNSKISSGSFKVVAEYDEEKQTDKDRWGGLVTDMSDDQQDISRGKGMVDSLFQAPQGTGTHNPIMSSYEYLSQGLRTYDLDNNMDGYYIAPAFMDKLVVHISKNFMSLPNIKVPLILGIWGGKGQGKSFQCELVFAKMGINPIMMSAGELESGNAGEPAKLIRQRYREAADIIKKKGKMCCLFINDLDAGAGRLGGTTQYTVNNQMVNATLMNIADNPTNVQLPGMYNKEDNPRVPIIVTGNDFSTLYAPLIRDGRMEKFYWAPTRDDRIGVCVGIFKSDKIPKDDIVKLVDTFPGQSIDFFGALRARVYDDEVRKWISGIGVDSIGKKLVNSREGPPTFEQPAMTIAKLLEYGNMLVQEQENVKRVQLADKYLSEASLGEANQDSIDRGTFYGQAAQQVKVPVAEGCTDPNAANFDPTARSDDGSCTYKF; from the exons ATGGCAGCAACCATCTCAACCGTTGGAGCTGTCAACACAGCACCG CTGGCTTTGAATGGCTCTGGCGCTGGATCCACAGTCCCAAATTCAGCTTTCTTTGGCAACAGCTTGAAGAAAGTGAGCTCATCAAGGTTCACAAACTCCAAAATTTCATCAGGGAGCTTCAAGGTTGTTGCAGAGTACGATGAGGAGAAGCAGACCGACAAGGACAGATGGGGAGGCCTTGTTACAGACATGTCTGATGACCAACAAGATATCTCCAGAGGAAAGGGTATGGTGGACTCTCTTTTCCAAGCCCCCCAGGGAACTGGAACTCACAACCCCATTATGAGTTCTTATGAGTACCTCAGTCAAGGTCTTCGTAC GTACGACTTGGACAACAACATGGATGGTTACTACATTGCTCCTGCTTTCATGGACAAGCTTGTTGTTCACATCTCCAAGAACTTCATGAGCCTGCCCAATATCAAG GTTCCTCTCATCTTGGGTATTTGGGGAGGCAAAGGCCAAGGAAAATCCTTCCAGTGTGAActtgtctttgccaagatgggaaTTAA CCCAATCATGATGAGTGCTGGAGAATTGGAAAGTGGGAACGCCGGTGAACCCGCAAAACTTATCAGGCAAAGGTACCGTGAGGCGGCTGATATAATCAAGAAGAAGGGAAAGATGTGCTGCCTCTTCATCAACGATCTTGATGCCGGAGCTGGTAGACTTGGTGGAACTACCCAATACACCGTCAACAACCAGATGGTTAACGCTACCCTCATGAACATTGCTGACAACCCAACAAATGTGCAACTTCCCGGCATGTACAACAAGGAGGACAATCCACGTGTCCCCATCATCGTCACTGGTAACGATTTTTCAACACTGTATGCTCCTCTTATCCGTGATGGTCGTATGGAGAAATTCTACTGGGCTCCAACCAGAGATGATAGGATTGGTGTCTGCGTTGGAATATTCAAGAGTGACAAAATTCCCAAGGACGATATTGTCAAGCTTGTTGATACCTTCCCTGGTCAATCTATCG ATTTCTTTGGTGCTCTCAGGGCCCGAGTTTATGACGATGAGGTGAGGAAGTGGATCTCAGGTATTGGTGTTGACAGCATCGGAAAGAAACTTGTGAACTCAAGGGAAGGACCCCCAACTTTTGAGCAGCCGGCGATGACAATCGCGAAGCTCCTTGAGTATGGAAACATGCTTGTCCAGGAGCAAGAGAATGTGAAGAGAGTCCAATTGGCTGACAAGTACCTGAGCGAGGCTTCTCTTGGTGAAGCCAACCAAGATTCCATTGATAGAGGAACTTTCTATG GCCAAGCGGCACAGCAAGTCAAGGTGCCTGTCGCTGAAGGCTGTACTGATCCAAATGCAGCAAACTTTGATCCAACTGCAAGGAGTGATGATGGAAGCTGCACTTACAAATTCTAA
- the LOC118059691 gene encoding LOB domain-containing protein 29 gives MTLPSDDYKEQISTLVPKQTSFRTSIITSTQISKRLRTMTGLGSSCGACKFLRRKCTSECVFAPYFCYDQAAAHFAAVHKVFGASNVSKLLLHLPVHNRGDAAITISYEALARMRDPIYGCVAHIFALQQQVASLQEEIEILENQMASLTVGVAGFGSSPTISNPNCEMLFSFQEDAMNTQYYQNPQSAQLNHSGYTAGNQTFDGQMNVPLPPLYGWEDHDIFCNSHPRPLERLLEEVDKEIFAYCSWPESGNIII, from the exons ATGACACTTCCAAGTGATGATTATAAAGAGCAAATCTCAACTCTAGTTCCCAAACAAACCAGCTTTCGTACAAGTATAATCACCTCAACACAGATAAGTAAAAGGCTTAGGACAATGACAGGGCTGGGCTCATCATGCGGAGCATGCAAATTCCTGCGAAGAAAGTGCACAAGCGAATGTGTGTTTGCACCGTATTTCTGTTATGACCAGGCCGCAGCCCACTTCGCCGCCGTGCACAAGGTGTTCGGTGCAAGTAATGTTTCAAAGCTATTATTACACCTACCAGTACACAATCGAGGGGATGCTGCTATCACCATATCTTATGAAGCACTGGCTAGGATGCGAGATCCTATATATGGCTGCGTTGCTCATATCTTCGCCCTGCAACAACAG GTTGCCAGCTTACAAGAGGAGATAGAAATCCTTGAGAACCAGATGGCTAGTCTCACAGTTGGTGTCGCCGGTTTCGGAAGTTCGCCAACAATTTCAAACCCGAACTGTGAGATGCTGTTTTCCTTCCAAGAAGATGCCATGAACACACAATATTACCAGAATCCACAATCTGCACAGCTAAACCATTCAGGATATACAGCTGGGAACCAAACTTTTGATGGCCAGATGAACGTGCCACTTCCTCCTTTATATGGATGGGAAGACCATGACATTTTTTGCAACTCTCACCCTCGTCCTTTAGAGAGACTCCTCGAGGAAGTTGACAAAGAGATCTTCGCATATTGTTCATGGCCGGAAAGTGGAAACATCATCATATGA